A single Pedobacter sp. PACM 27299 DNA region contains:
- a CDS encoding Ig-like domain-containing protein, with product MKSTSTHSGKLRNLKVIKFILIGCIFLTLNNFKTYAQVKNYATVTPSTGAFTYPVILTGEGPAVVDATGGSVDDPGNAATGGTGTSATMNANFISILGVLGSNGESWLQLKFPQPVGAGKTTYIRFDAPTITKGVHLDLLQIVGNLTGLIKNNLVKFEAYKDANAGSIGTLVTDANLQAGVVQDANGFTYFAVTSSSAYNSIRIKLSLKSKLLSLSVASTLSMKVYDAFTISPAAGGNCSTAVLASTGESTGVNVTLSSLITNPALAADNNINTFSILKAGLVGVGSTTAQSIYFNQSSDANAVAKIWLSVPPSLLTVNLFNGIQFQAYNGNTPVGSQVAASSLLGGLDLLGLFANTKPIPVYFTPGGSFDRIQVIMSNVVALGSNIVGGGLNIHEVEVTVPKPSLAGVTNGALAGVCGNTVNLGITSPASGTTYTWYRKSGSSKVSRGTSTNGTFTEQLTNPGTYTYYVSALKTGCTAESDLDSATVTLTAIPVLPIVTANPICSGSPGIFTVTNAEAGVVYNWYTGNTGGVPVFSGSTYTTGPLLANATFYVEGANGSCLSPSRTPVTLTVNAIPADAQVITNNVIISSGQTATLNAIPTTAGSTISWYTASSGGAAIATGNTFTTPALTTPTTYYAGTISDGGCPSVNRVAISVTIAPVGTGLNCKTANAQTNGVEGLLCVGCAIVDPTFAVDNIPTNFSSIHAPVSLLAAAYQRLIFPAAGIATDSIRLTLAVPGGLADVSLLGGITINVMNGNTVVSPYQINSGLVHLQLLQDGQTVKVTVPAGGVYDRVELRLSGVVQALTTLNVYGAEVIYPNPVISAGTTVCSGTGTNLTATAVAGTTLSWYANATGGTALATGNTYSPTNLTATTTYYVEVARGGCVNTDRVAVVVTVNPAIVFAATTLNNATIGSSYTKQLNAATGGTPAFTYTLASGSTLPTGLSLSSTGVISGIPSASTAPADFAFSVIAKDSKGCVATAAYTFKLTPALALPAATLPNGVVSVIYPNQPLPVVTGGTGPYTYVVTGTPPGVTFNNDNTNPGISGTPTLAGTYTVKVTATDANGNSISQNYTLIVKDLLVLPPATLANGTVGVNYPAQTIPAAIGGTSPYTYAATGTPPGLTFNTSTREISGIPATAGTYTVQVTATDLEGKTVSNNYPLTIGPALVLPPATLADGNVGIAYTPQTIPSAIGGTSPYTYTIANLPLNLTFDPITRVISGTPAQSGAYSVIVTVKDQTGATASNTYALRIIGALSLPSAALADGTVGTAYPPVVLPSVTGGTGPYTYTSANVPTGLSFDPATNTLSGTPAIGGTFTFQITAKDAANNSTTTDFVIKVKVGDPTVAAASTCAGSTATLSVTNVLSGVTYNWYAATGSTSIFTGNSFTTPALTANTTYYVEAVSGTAVSNRIPVAVTVRPAATLAVVTGNQIISAGQTATLQATADAGNTISWFSNSTGGVALATGNSFTTPILNTTTTYYIETQNTAGCVSATRVPVTVTVTGLPTNTNCNAATGQQTAIDGVCLLCGITDAGASTDADPATFTSIRLTVGVGATGYQRLIFANPGVATDSIRLDLGFPVGLADLSVLSGATVTVFNGTTSVKSYPLNSTLIHLSLLSPSRLTATFAATGVYDRVEIRFGALVSALSTLNVYGATVIYPNPTVASTGQTTCAGNTTTLTATANGGTTLKWYATANSGTVLATGPSFTTPVLNATTTYYVEVSKNNCANTERIPVTVTITPAPSAPVLASVSAVCYGSTASLTVNNATPGLNYNWYTLAAGGTAVFTGATFVTPALLANTTYYVEAASPGCGVSTRTAVPVTVNPIVALPQVTASATTVNAGQTVILNISPVAADVTYNWFTDAASTTPVYTGSTFVTPPLLVNTTYFVEAKSNLTGCLSSSRVQVTITVNNGGNPNPVPCQAAVSETHGVDGVALLSGVFNPELAFDNDTQTGSSLLMPVGALGASVYQRLNFGSISTVGDTVKVLLNTPGKLLSLGLLSNIQIGTYNGANSNNDGVQINNQLVNLQLLSNNTQALLTFVPKVPFDQVEVRLNSGLAGVLSSVNLNYAQRVMLAPTLTVANPTACANQAVTLTVLNPNPGLIYTWYDATGATVLSTGPTFSPTVTANTIFYVSANAGTCASYKTKVSVTVTPIPDVPTLVNANVETCSGSDVVLTVKDPMLGVTYRWYDSNNILQAGKDGTTFTIQNVTANTSYSVEAFISSCGISSAAKATASITVGNLSNPVLLPASVTVSSGAPAILTATSSTAGAVFKWYTSNVEPVPFFTGAVLQVPGVVNPGPGNLVTTYYVTAEIPGGCVSPTRSTATVTVLPAGLPVDAPCEYASVQVAGGVDGVGVLAGLFNPEKAVDNSATTASSLVMPVGVLGASVYQTVGFTSLSNIGDTVRVRVTVPGKLLDVGLLSSIELTTYNNLVSNGDIITVSNPLVKLDLLTNNSEGILSFVPAKQFDAVELRLRSGLASVLSTVDLNYVQRVQIAPKVSSTTASACVGTGAVLSVLNPNAGYTYKWYIGTAATAAATGPTYTTANNLALGSYDYYVTATRNNCESAKTKVTVTILAAPDAPVAVAGNPLTTCPNQPAVLAVTGVAGVTYNWYDALTGGNVLASNTSTYTTAANLTLGAHDFFVEAVNGNSCVSTLARTKITITVNPLATPADITVTGADLPFCGTTKATLTASTGAAVINPKFAWYTDAALTQLVSSNAVYEPTITASTTFFVTVFGDNLCLGNAASAKVVSIVVNIPATANDITVTGNEASFCAGAKASLKAASTISNATFVWYSDENLTTEVFRGPVYEPIVTVSTTFYVSVSGDNKCPNLPGTGKAVAITVNTPAIANDITVTGADAAFCAGTKASLRASSVGIDNPTYIWYANEGLTQEVFRGSLYEPIVTANTTYYVVVSGTNKCPNNVGNAKVVTITMNTPATAGDIMLDGNNNNYCKGSKATLKASSTTVNTPVFTWYNDVDLTDVAFSGPVFEPVLNATTTYYVTVSGANRCENVRGTAKVITVVVNPPATATDINIAGNSAPFCVGTKALLTAGSDNVDSPIFTWYSNPELTIIASTGPVFEPVVNTTTTYYVTVAGTNKCQNTMGNARIVTLVVNPPATAADLIVSGAETAVCEGTSVKLNASSTTVSSPVFTWYTDINLTNAVFTGPELEKVFTASTTYYVTVKGANKCENLPGTAKMVTVTVNALPEVPVIVNAAGGGVCAGDGTTLSVQTPRSGTTYEWYDAASGGTLLGSGSTFSTGSLLMTKDFYLLATNTSGCGLVSGRVKVTVNVNVKPTVPSVVSAAVNACSGTSTVLTIANPVNGVTYNWYNTAAGGSILGTGVNFNTGPVLSTTTFYAEAATATCTSASRTAVVVSATALPAAPVSVSGNTDPFCSGNTSVLTVNNPDPSLTYQWFSAEVGGAPLAEGNSFTTPALAATTTYYVGSKNTITGCISSSRTAIVVTILPKLTAPVVVVQSATATSVTFGWAAVTGARAYEVSVDNGNTWQSPSSGTPGTTHTIEGLKPDQQVTIRVRATGQLACQLSDAAALSGKAENPIGNQVFIPNTFTPNNDGKNDILFVYGNTIAKMKLRVYNQWGQFLFESNNIQNGWDGTYKGQLQPNGVYVYQFEAELNDGTKTTKKGTITLLR from the coding sequence ATGAAATCTACATCTACCCATTCGGGAAAGCTTAGAAACTTAAAGGTAATAAAATTTATTCTTATAGGTTGTATCTTTCTAACGCTAAATAATTTTAAAACGTATGCACAGGTAAAAAATTATGCAACGGTAACTCCTTCGACTGGTGCGTTTACCTATCCCGTAATTTTAACAGGTGAGGGGCCTGCTGTAGTTGATGCAACAGGAGGCTCCGTCGATGACCCTGGAAATGCAGCAACAGGAGGAACCGGGACATCCGCAACGATGAATGCGAATTTTATCTCTATCTTGGGCGTGTTGGGTTCTAATGGAGAATCCTGGTTGCAATTGAAATTCCCGCAGCCGGTAGGAGCAGGAAAAACAACTTATATCCGTTTTGACGCACCTACCATTACTAAGGGGGTTCATCTTGATTTACTGCAGATTGTAGGGAATTTGACAGGTTTGATTAAAAATAACCTGGTGAAATTTGAAGCTTATAAAGATGCCAATGCTGGCTCGATTGGAACGCTTGTAACGGATGCTAATCTTCAGGCTGGAGTAGTTCAGGATGCTAATGGTTTTACTTATTTCGCAGTAACTTCCTCTTCAGCATACAATTCGATACGCATCAAATTGAGCCTGAAGTCAAAATTACTCAGCCTTTCAGTAGCCTCAACACTGAGTATGAAGGTGTATGATGCCTTTACAATTTCACCCGCTGCTGGAGGAAATTGTTCAACAGCGGTGCTGGCAAGTACTGGCGAATCAACAGGAGTAAATGTAACCTTATCTTCATTAATAACCAACCCTGCACTTGCTGCAGATAATAACATCAATACTTTTTCTATACTTAAAGCAGGTTTAGTTGGTGTTGGATCAACAACAGCCCAATCCATATACTTTAATCAATCTTCTGATGCAAATGCAGTAGCTAAAATCTGGCTCTCTGTTCCACCAAGCTTATTGACCGTAAATTTATTCAATGGGATCCAATTCCAGGCCTATAATGGAAATACGCCAGTTGGATCTCAAGTTGCTGCCAGCTCTCTTCTTGGAGGACTGGACTTATTAGGACTTTTTGCAAACACAAAACCTATTCCCGTTTATTTTACTCCTGGTGGATCCTTTGACCGCATCCAGGTGATTATGAGCAACGTAGTTGCGCTTGGATCAAACATTGTAGGCGGCGGACTGAATATACATGAAGTAGAAGTAACGGTGCCAAAGCCATCTCTAGCTGGTGTAACTAATGGCGCCTTAGCGGGGGTCTGCGGAAATACAGTGAATCTAGGTATTACTTCCCCAGCAAGTGGTACCACTTATACCTGGTATCGTAAAAGCGGATCTTCGAAAGTCTCGCGTGGAACGAGCACAAATGGAACTTTTACAGAACAACTAACTAACCCTGGAACTTACACATACTACGTGTCTGCGCTAAAAACAGGATGTACGGCAGAGTCAGACTTGGATAGTGCAACGGTTACCCTAACAGCGATTCCGGTTTTACCAATAGTAACCGCAAACCCAATATGTTCCGGATCACCTGGAATTTTTACGGTAACTAATGCTGAAGCTGGTGTGGTTTACAACTGGTATACTGGTAATACAGGTGGAGTTCCGGTATTTTCCGGCAGCACTTACACCACCGGTCCTTTGTTGGCTAATGCTACTTTCTACGTGGAAGGAGCAAACGGCAGCTGTTTAAGTCCAAGCCGAACGCCAGTTACCCTTACGGTAAATGCAATTCCTGCAGATGCACAGGTGATCACCAACAATGTGATCATCAGCAGCGGGCAAACAGCAACCTTAAACGCGATTCCAACTACCGCAGGTAGTACGATAAGCTGGTACACTGCCTCATCAGGTGGCGCGGCTATCGCAACAGGAAATACCTTCACAACTCCGGCACTAACTACGCCAACCACTTACTATGCCGGAACGATCAGTGACGGTGGCTGCCCAAGTGTAAATCGTGTCGCCATATCGGTCACTATTGCCCCGGTAGGCACAGGATTGAATTGTAAAACAGCAAATGCGCAAACGAATGGCGTGGAAGGATTACTTTGTGTTGGATGTGCAATCGTGGATCCAACGTTTGCAGTTGACAATATCCCAACCAATTTTAGCTCGATACATGCGCCGGTTAGTTTGCTTGCTGCAGCTTATCAGCGACTGATTTTCCCTGCTGCGGGTATTGCTACGGATAGCATCCGCTTAACATTGGCAGTTCCAGGCGGACTGGCAGATGTTTCCCTACTTGGGGGAATTACTATAAATGTCATGAATGGCAATACTGTGGTCAGTCCTTATCAGATTAACTCTGGATTGGTACACTTGCAATTATTACAGGATGGTCAGACCGTTAAAGTAACCGTACCTGCAGGAGGAGTTTATGATAGAGTAGAACTGAGGCTTTCCGGAGTGGTACAAGCACTTACTACACTGAATGTGTACGGTGCAGAAGTGATCTATCCGAATCCAGTGATCAGTGCCGGAACAACAGTTTGTTCAGGAACAGGAACAAACTTAACCGCCACAGCTGTAGCTGGTACTACACTGAGCTGGTATGCAAACGCAACAGGAGGAACAGCACTGGCTACTGGAAATACTTATTCGCCGACAAATTTAACTGCTACCACTACTTATTATGTGGAAGTAGCCAGAGGCGGCTGTGTCAACACAGACCGTGTAGCGGTTGTTGTAACGGTGAATCCGGCAATCGTATTTGCAGCGACGACCTTAAACAATGCAACCATAGGTTCTTCTTATACTAAGCAGCTAAATGCGGCCACTGGTGGAACACCAGCCTTTACTTATACGCTGGCTTCTGGTAGTACGCTGCCTACTGGATTGAGCTTGTCCAGCACAGGTGTGATTTCAGGAATACCATCTGCATCCACCGCTCCAGCTGATTTTGCTTTCTCTGTGATCGCGAAAGATAGCAAAGGATGTGTGGCAACTGCAGCTTATACCTTCAAACTAACTCCGGCATTAGCTTTGCCAGCAGCAACACTACCTAATGGAGTGGTCAGCGTAATTTATCCAAACCAACCGCTGCCAGTAGTCACTGGTGGAACAGGTCCATATACTTATGTAGTCACTGGCACGCCTCCGGGAGTAACTTTCAATAATGACAATACCAACCCTGGCATTTCAGGTACCCCAACACTTGCCGGTACTTATACGGTAAAAGTGACGGCCACGGATGCCAATGGAAATAGCATCAGCCAGAACTATACCCTGATCGTGAAAGACCTGTTGGTATTGCCTCCAGCAACATTAGCCAATGGTACAGTAGGTGTCAATTATCCAGCGCAAACCATTCCGGCTGCTATCGGCGGAACTTCACCTTATACTTATGCGGCTACAGGAACGCCTCCAGGATTAACATTTAATACCAGTACCCGTGAAATTTCCGGAATCCCAGCAACTGCAGGTACTTATACCGTGCAGGTTACAGCGACCGATCTCGAAGGAAAAACGGTAAGTAATAATTATCCGCTAACTATCGGCCCTGCATTGGTACTTCCCCCAGCTACTTTGGCTGATGGTAATGTAGGGATAGCTTATACACCTCAAACTATTCCTTCTGCGATTGGTGGAACATCACCTTATACTTATACTATCGCTAACCTGCCATTAAACCTGACTTTCGATCCCATCACAAGGGTAATCTCAGGAACACCTGCACAATCCGGTGCTTACAGCGTCATTGTAACGGTAAAAGATCAGACGGGAGCTACGGCAAGCAATACTTATGCTTTAAGAATTATCGGTGCTTTATCTCTGCCATCTGCAGCTTTGGCTGATGGTACAGTAGGCACAGCTTATCCACCAGTAGTGCTGCCTTCAGTAACTGGCGGAACAGGACCTTATACTTATACCTCGGCAAATGTGCCAACGGGATTGAGTTTCGATCCAGCAACAAACACGTTGTCGGGAACACCAGCAATTGGCGGAACATTTACTTTCCAGATCACTGCAAAAGATGCAGCCAATAATAGCACCACTACAGATTTTGTGATTAAAGTAAAAGTAGGAGATCCTACAGTAGCAGCTGCCAGCACCTGCGCTGGATCAACGGCTACACTTAGCGTCACGAATGTACTTTCAGGCGTAACCTATAACTGGTACGCCGCAACAGGAAGCACCTCGATCTTTACCGGCAATTCCTTTACGACACCAGCATTAACTGCCAACACTACTTATTATGTAGAAGCAGTTTCTGGTACAGCAGTAAGTAACCGCATCCCAGTTGCCGTAACAGTAAGACCTGCAGCAACTTTAGCTGTAGTGACTGGAAACCAAATCATCAGTGCCGGACAAACAGCTACCTTACAAGCCACTGCAGATGCAGGAAATACCATCAGCTGGTTCAGCAATTCAACTGGCGGTGTGGCATTAGCCACAGGAAATAGCTTTACTACACCAATATTAAATACCACCACCACTTATTATATTGAAACTCAAAATACTGCTGGTTGCGTAAGCGCCACCAGAGTTCCGGTAACTGTTACCGTAACCGGCCTGCCAACTAACACCAATTGTAACGCGGCAACAGGTCAGCAAACTGCAATTGATGGGGTTTGTTTATTGTGTGGTATTACAGACGCGGGTGCTTCCACAGATGCAGACCCAGCCACATTCACGTCTATTCGTTTAACGGTTGGTGTTGGTGCAACTGGTTATCAGCGCTTAATCTTTGCGAATCCTGGAGTGGCAACCGACAGTATCCGTCTGGATCTTGGCTTCCCTGTAGGACTAGCTGATTTAAGTGTGCTGAGTGGCGCAACTGTGACCGTTTTCAACGGCACTACATCAGTGAAAAGCTATCCTTTAAATTCTACGCTCATCCACCTTTCTCTGTTAAGCCCATCAAGGCTGACCGCTACATTTGCAGCCACTGGTGTTTATGATAGGGTAGAGATTCGTTTCGGCGCATTGGTTTCTGCATTAAGTACGCTTAATGTGTATGGTGCCACCGTGATCTATCCAAACCCAACAGTAGCAAGTACAGGTCAGACGACCTGTGCAGGAAATACCACTACTTTAACTGCAACAGCAAATGGAGGGACTACCTTAAAATGGTATGCTACCGCAAACAGCGGTACGGTATTGGCAACAGGGCCTAGCTTTACTACTCCGGTTTTAAATGCAACCACTACCTATTATGTAGAAGTAAGTAAAAATAATTGTGCCAATACGGAGCGTATACCGGTTACAGTAACCATTACACCCGCACCCTCAGCACCAGTATTGGCCAGCGTATCAGCAGTATGCTATGGTAGTACTGCGAGCCTGACCGTAAATAATGCAACACCAGGATTAAATTACAACTGGTACACTTTGGCAGCAGGAGGTACTGCTGTATTCACAGGTGCAACATTTGTAACACCTGCTTTATTAGCCAATACTACTTATTATGTAGAAGCTGCCAGTCCGGGATGCGGCGTGTCTACCCGTACTGCGGTACCGGTAACGGTGAACCCAATAGTAGCATTACCACAGGTGACTGCTTCTGCAACTACGGTGAATGCCGGACAAACAGTGATTTTAAACATCAGTCCAGTCGCAGCGGATGTGACCTATAACTGGTTTACAGACGCGGCTTCAACAACTCCAGTGTATACTGGCTCTACTTTTGTAACGCCGCCACTATTGGTGAATACCACTTATTTTGTAGAGGCAAAATCAAACCTGACCGGTTGTCTTTCTTCAAGCCGTGTTCAGGTCACTATCACTGTAAACAATGGAGGTAACCCAAATCCAGTGCCTTGTCAGGCTGCAGTTTCGGAAACACATGGTGTAGACGGAGTAGCCTTACTTTCAGGAGTGTTTAACCCTGAACTTGCATTTGATAATGATACCCAAACCGGATCCTCATTATTGATGCCAGTAGGAGCATTGGGAGCTTCAGTTTATCAGCGCCTTAATTTTGGCAGCATCTCCACTGTAGGCGATACTGTTAAGGTTCTATTAAATACACCAGGTAAATTATTATCACTTGGTTTATTGTCAAATATTCAGATTGGAACCTATAACGGAGCCAACAGTAATAACGATGGAGTTCAAATCAATAATCAACTGGTGAACCTGCAGCTATTGAGCAACAATACACAGGCCTTGCTGACTTTTGTGCCAAAAGTACCTTTTGATCAGGTAGAAGTTCGCTTGAATTCTGGTCTCGCGGGTGTATTGTCAAGTGTGAACTTAAACTATGCACAGAGAGTGATGCTGGCGCCAACATTGACGGTTGCCAATCCAACCGCATGTGCCAATCAGGCGGTTACTTTAACAGTACTGAATCCAAATCCAGGCCTGATCTATACCTGGTATGATGCCACAGGTGCAACGGTACTTTCGACAGGACCAACGTTTAGCCCAACAGTAACCGCAAACACGATTTTCTACGTGTCGGCGAATGCGGGAACCTGCGCCAGCTATAAAACAAAAGTTTCCGTAACGGTAACGCCAATTCCTGATGTGCCAACCTTGGTGAATGCCAATGTTGAAACCTGTTCAGGAAGTGATGTGGTACTTACTGTAAAAGACCCAATGCTTGGCGTAACTTACAGATGGTACGACAGCAATAATATACTTCAGGCAGGCAAAGATGGGACTACATTTACCATTCAGAATGTAACTGCCAATACCTCCTATTCAGTAGAAGCTTTCATCAGCTCTTGCGGAATCAGTTCTGCCGCTAAAGCAACAGCTTCGATTACTGTAGGTAACTTAAGTAATCCAGTATTGCTGCCAGCATCAGTAACGGTAAGCTCTGGTGCTCCTGCAATATTGACAGCAACGTCAAGTACTGCCGGTGCAGTATTTAAATGGTACACTTCAAATGTGGAACCAGTTCCATTCTTTACTGGTGCAGTATTACAGGTTCCAGGAGTAGTAAATCCTGGTCCGGGTAACCTCGTGACTACCTATTATGTGACTGCAGAAATCCCAGGCGGATGTGTTTCTCCTACCAGATCTACAGCTACAGTTACCGTACTTCCTGCTGGCCTGCCAGTAGATGCACCTTGCGAATATGCTTCCGTTCAAGTAGCTGGAGGTGTAGACGGTGTGGGTGTATTAGCAGGTCTGTTTAATCCAGAAAAAGCAGTTGACAATTCCGCAACTACCGCTTCTTCACTAGTGATGCCAGTAGGCGTTCTAGGTGCCTCAGTTTATCAGACAGTTGGATTCACTAGCCTGTCGAATATCGGAGATACCGTTCGTGTACGTGTGACTGTCCCAGGTAAACTACTGGATGTAGGCTTGCTGTCTTCTATTGAATTGACAACTTATAACAACTTAGTAAGTAATGGCGACATAATTACGGTAAGTAATCCTTTAGTTAAACTTGATCTGTTAACGAATAATAGCGAAGGAATCCTTTCTTTCGTACCTGCAAAACAATTTGATGCAGTAGAATTGAGGTTGAGATCAGGACTGGCATCAGTGCTAAGTACTGTCGATCTGAACTATGTACAGCGCGTACAAATTGCACCAAAAGTATCAAGCACAACAGCTTCCGCTTGTGTGGGAACCGGTGCTGTGCTGAGCGTGCTGAACCCTAATGCTGGTTATACTTATAAATGGTATATCGGAACAGCAGCAACAGCCGCTGCAACAGGTCCTACTTATACGACCGCAAATAACCTTGCCCTAGGTAGCTACGATTATTATGTAACTGCTACACGCAACAATTGTGAAAGTGCAAAAACTAAAGTAACGGTGACGATACTGGCTGCACCAGATGCACCGGTAGCAGTGGCAGGAAATCCATTAACTACTTGTCCAAATCAACCAGCTGTCCTGGCCGTAACTGGAGTAGCAGGTGTGACTTACAACTGGTATGATGCTTTAACAGGTGGAAATGTACTGGCTTCAAATACCAGTACCTACACTACTGCTGCAAACCTGACTTTGGGTGCTCATGATTTCTTCGTAGAAGCAGTCAATGGCAATTCATGTGTGAGCACATTGGCGAGAACAAAAATCACCATTACGGTGAATCCTTTAGCTACACCAGCAGACATTACTGTAACAGGTGCTGACCTTCCTTTCTGTGGCACGACAAAAGCAACACTAACGGCAAGCACCGGTGCAGCGGTAATCAATCCTAAATTCGCCTGGTATACTGATGCGGCATTGACACAATTGGTATCCAGCAATGCAGTTTACGAACCTACCATTACTGCCAGCACGACTTTCTTTGTAACGGTGTTTGGAGATAACCTGTGTTTGGGTAACGCGGCAAGTGCGAAAGTAGTTAGCATTGTAGTGAATATACCTGCAACTGCAAATGACATTACCGTAACCGGAAATGAAGCTTCATTCTGCGCAGGAGCGAAAGCCAGTTTAAAAGCAGCAAGCACCATCAGCAACGCTACATTTGTATGGTATAGTGATGAAAACTTGACGACTGAGGTTTTCAGAGGACCAGTATATGAGCCAATAGTTACCGTAAGCACTACTTTCTATGTGAGTGTGAGCGGCGACAATAAATGTCCAAACCTTCCTGGAACAGGTAAAGCAGTCGCAATCACTGTCAATACTCCTGCAATTGCAAACGACATCACCGTAACCGGTGCAGATGCCGCTTTCTGTGCAGGTACAAAAGCAAGCTTAAGAGCGAGCAGCGTTGGTATTGATAATCCGACTTACATTTGGTATGCCAATGAAGGTTTAACGCAAGAGGTATTCAGAGGTTCATTATACGAGCCAATAGTAACCGCAAACACTACTTATTATGTAGTGGTTAGCGGAACGAATAAATGTCCAAACAATGTTGGAAATGCAAAAGTAGTCACCATTACCATGAATACACCTGCAACAGCAGGAGATATCATGCTGGATGGGAACAATAACAATTACTGTAAAGGATCTAAAGCAACCTTAAAGGCGAGCAGCACTACTGTGAACACTCCGGTGTTTACCTGGTACAACGATGTAGACCTGACGGATGTTGCTTTCAGCGGTCCGGTGTTTGAACCAGTATTGAATGCCACTACTACGTATTATGTCACTGTAAGCGGTGCCAATAGATGTGAAAATGTTAGAGGAACTGCGAAGGTAATCACCGTAGTGGTGAATCCGCCAGCCACAGCAACCGACATCAATATTGCAGGTAACAGCGCACCATTCTGTGTGGGCACCAAAGCATTATTAACAGCGGGCAGCGACAATGTGGACAGTCCGATATTTACCTGGTATAGCAACCCTGAACTGACAATTATAGCTTCAACAGGTCCGGTATTCGAACCTGTAGTAAACACCACTACCACTTATTATGTAACGGTAGCAGGTACCAACAAATGTCAGAATACCATGGGCAATGCCAGAATTGTAACGCTGGTTGTAAACCCACCAGCGACAGCTGCAGACCTTATCGTTTCAGGTGCAGAGACCGCTGTTTGTGAAGGGACATCGGTGAAATTAAATGCATCGAGTACCACGGTAAGTAGCCCGGTATTTACCTGGTATACCGATATCAATTTAACAAACGCGGTCTTTACAGGCCCAGAATTAGAAAAGGTGTTTACCGCCAGCACTACTTATTATGTGACCGTAAAAGGGGCCAATAAATGTGAAAACCTTCCTGGTACCGCTAAGATGGTTACAGTAACCGTAAACGCATTGCCAGAAGTACCGGTGATTGTAAATGCTGCAGGAGGCGGTGTGTGTGCAGGCGATGGAACTACCTTAAGTGTACAAACGCCAAGATCAGGCACGACTTACGAATGGTATGATGCTGCATCTGGAGGTACTTTACTAGGCAGCGGTTCCACTTTCTCAACAGGTTCACTATTAATGACTAAAGATTTCTACCTGCTGGCCACCAATACTTCCGGTTGCGGTCTGGTAAGCGGAAGAGTTAAAGTAACCGTAAATGTCAATGTGAAACCGACTGTGCCTTCTGTAGTATCGGCCGCAGTAAATGCATGTTCAGGTACTTCCACAGTATTAACGATAGCGAATCCGGTAAATGGAGTTACCTACAATTGGTACAACACTGCAGCTGGTGGGTCAATCCTGGGAACGGGTGTTAACTTTAACACCGGACCAGTCTTAAGTACCACTACTTTCTATGCAGAAGCCGCAACAGCTACTTGTACCAGTGCCAGCAGAACGGCAGTAGTCGTATCGGCAACTGCATTACCAGCCGCACCAGTATCAGTTTCGGGCAATACCGATCCATTCTGCAGCGGAAATACAAGTGTACTGACAGTGAACAATCCTGATCCAAGCCTGACTTACCAATGGTTTAGTGCAGAAGTTGGCGGTGCTCCTCTGGCAGAAGGCAATAGCTTTACTACACCAGCCCTGGCAGCCACCACTACTTACTATGTAGGCAGTAAAAATACAATTACCGGATGTATCAGCAGCAGCCGTACCGCGATAGTGGTGACCATCCTGCCTAAATTGACCGCTCCGGTAGTCGTAGTTCAGTCGGCTACAGCAACAAGCGTGACCTTCGGATGGGCCGCAGTAACAGGGGCAAGAGCTTATGAAGTGTCTGTTGATAATGGCAATACCTGGCAGTCACCAAGTTCAGGAACACCCGGAACCACACACACCATCGAAGGCTTGAAACCAGATCAGCAAGTAACGATCAGAGTAAGAGCAACAGGACAGCTGGCTTGTCAGCTAAGTGATGCCGCTGCTCTAAGTGGAAAAGCAGAAAATCCAATCGGCAACCAGGTGTTTATACCAAATACATTCACACCAAATAACGACGGTAAAAATGATATACTGTTTGTCTACGGAAATACAATTGCTAAAATGAAACTGCGCGTGTACAACCAATGGGGTCAGTTCCTTTTCGAGTCCAACAACATTCAGAATGGATGGGATGGTACTTACAAAGGCCAGTTACAGCCGAATGGAGTATATGTCTACCAGTTTGAAGCCGAGTTGAATGACGGTACTAAAACAACTAAAAAAGGAACAATAACCCTATTGAGATAA